From Coriobacteriia bacterium:
ACTGGGACTGGAGCGTCAACGTCCTGGGCATCGACCCGGCCAAGGCCTGCCCCGAGGAGGAGTCCGGCATCGGCACGCCCAACCACCCCACGTGGGTCTACAAGGAGGACGCGTGGCACATGGGCCGCGGCGGCTGGGTGCCGATGTGGAACGAGTTCCCCGAGCTCGAGGGCAACGAGGCGAGCCTGAACATCCTGTTCAACGCCACCGAGTTTGATATGTCCTACTACAACACGCTCGTCGAGAACGTCCAGAAGCGCTCGGGCGACAACCTGACCGTGTGGTACGCCGCCCCCGGCAAGGAGCTCATCCAGAACGAGGACGGCTCCATCGCCGGCGTCGTCATCGAGAAGGACGGTGCGGAGGTTCGCGTCGCGGCCAAGGGCGGCGTCTGCATGTGCACGGGCGGCTTCGAGAGCAACCCGGCCATGATCTCGAGCTTTGCGCAGCTCCCCTATCTGTATCCTCGCGCCGGCGCCTACAACGAGGGCGACGGCATCAAGATGTGCCAGGGCGTGGGCGCCCAGATGTGGCACATGTCCAACCTCTCCGGCCTGGGCTTCGGCTATCACGCCGAGGGCGCTGCGACGGCCGTGAGCGTGTCCGGCGGCAAGCGCGGCATCTACGTCGGGCCCGTCGGCGGCCGCTTCATGAACGAGGCGTCCCAGTCGCGTCACGGCCGCGTGAGCTTCGGCGGCGCCTGGAACATGACGCCCATGCCCATGCCCGCCTACCTCATCGTTGACGCCGACCACATCGCCGACCCGCTGGCCACCGGCTTCTCCGAGGGCAACGCCGACGAGATCGCCTCGGGCGCCATCCTGTCCGGCGAGACGATCGAGGAGCTGGCCGAGGCCATCCGCGCCACCGGCAAGGCGCCGAACTTCAACGCTAACGGCGAGCTCGACGACGCGCTGGCCAAGTACAACGCCCACGTCGAGGCCGGCGAGACCGACGACTTCGGCCGCGAGTGCACCGAGGCCGTGAAGACGGGCCCGTTCTATGCGCTCGAGCTGTGCCCCACGCTGCTCAACACGCAGGGCGGTGCGCGCCACAACGCCAAGGCGCAGATCCTCGACACGAAGAACATGCCCATCGAGGGCCTGTTCAGCGGTGGCGAGTTCGGCTCCATCTTCCCCGACATGTACAACGGCGGCGGCAACCTCGGCGAGACGATGATCTTCGGTCGCGTCGCCGGTCGAAACGCCGCCCTGCGCGCCAAGGGCGAGTTCGAGAGCGCAACCGAGCCCGCCGTCCTCGTTGACGAGGAAGAGGCCGCGAAGTAACCCGCCTTCCCCAGGCGTTCGCACGACCCCCTCTGGCCGCGCCCCCTTCCTTGCCGCCCCGATACGATTTGGTGTCGCATCGGTTACGACGAGGTCGGGGGCGCGGCCTTTCTCCTAGGAGAAGACTATGGTGAGCGCGTTGTTGGCTGCCCTACCCGGATCGATACGGGCGACAGCGCCATCCACGTGTGCAAGGGGGTCGTCTTCATGAGCATGACACCGATGAACAACGCCGACTATCTGACCCATCTCCAGCATGGCGAGGAGCTCCAAGCGCTCAAGGACGCCAAGAAGGCCAAGGGCTACACCTGGCAAGAGCTCGCCGACAAGGTGGGCGTCAACAAAGTGTGGCTGGCCTCGGCTTTCGACGGACAGCAGTACGTGCCCGAGGAGTATTGCGCCAAGCTCGCCGAGGCCCTGGGCGTGCCCGAGTCCGCGACGCTGTTCCTCTCCGAGCATCCCTACAAGGGCAACACCGACCCGATCCTCTACCGCCTGCACGAGGTCATCGACACGTACGGGCCAGCGATCAAGAGCATCATCCACGAGCAGGGTGGCAATGCCATCATGAGCGCCATCGACTTCGGGCTGGACTGCGACGTCATAACCGACGACGAGGGCAACCACCGCGTCATCATCAAGCTCGACGGAAAGCTGCTCGCCTACGCGAAGAAGGGGACGTATCCCTGGTAAGGGAAGCACCCGTCGATTCGAAGGAAGCGCGTCGCCCCTTCTAGCGGGAGGGCGGCGCGCTTCTTTGTTTCGAGCCTTTTGCCGGGCGGCTCTAGCAAACCTGCAGAAAAATGGGGCGAGGCTGACCTAAAATCGAGCTCGTGAATACCTGCGGAGTCGGATAGGGCACATGGCGGCCTCCTGACCCGCAGTTTCTCTAGCAGGTTCATACCGCTGGACACGGAATCCGGCCTGTCGGGAGAATGCAGGCGTTCACGACCTCGTTTTCTGGCCGCAATCTCGCCGTCGAGCGACAAAACGCGCGAGCAGGCGAACGCGAAAGGCGCAAACGAGAGCGAGTTACGAGTCTCATTGGCCCCGGAAAGGCGGTTCATCCCAGATGTCGCTCATGGACTACACGATCGGCCTCGTGTTCTTCGACGTGGACAGCGCGCTCGTGCGCGGCGTCAGCTCGAGTCGCTATCTGGCGCAAAAGCTGGGCAACCGCAAGCAGATGCTCGAGGCCGAGGCCGCCCTTGAGCGCGAGGAGATCGACAAGGCGGAGTTCTACCGCATCGACGCCGCAGCCTGGAAGCGCCACAAGCCCGAAGAGGTGCGCGCCTGGCTCGACGACATGCCGCTCATGGACGGCATCGAGGAGGTCACCGACTGGTGCCGCCGTCACGGCCTGGCACCGTACGTCTCATCGCTGGCGTGGAACTTCGTGGGCAACTACCTGGCAGAGCGCTTTGGCTTCGAGGGATGCTGCGGGCCAGAGCTCGAGGAGCGGGCGGGCATGTTCTCGGGCCGCGTCGCGCACCTGTTTGACGCAGACGACAAGCTCGTCTATGCACAAGGGCTGTGCGAGAAGCTCTACATCGAGCCCCGGGCGTGTGCGGCTGTGGGCGACGGGCGTTCCGACCTGCCGCTCTTCGGGTTCGTTGGGTGCCCGATCGCCTTCAACGCCAGCAACGTCGTCAAGGCGCAGGCCCGCTTCTCCGCCCGCAGCACCGATCTACGCGACATCCTCCCCTACCTGCAGGAGTGGGAGCGCGAGCTGTAGAGGGGAGCGCCGGCGTCCGCAGGGGCCATCCCCGCAAAGCGACCCCTGCCGCCCGGCCCTAAGAGGCCCGCTCGGCAGTGACCGCCCATCCTGCAGGGCCCGGCCATCCCGCGAGGCCGCCCGACAAGGTCGCTCTCCCGGCAGGCCCGCTCGGCAGGGGCCGCCTACCCCGCAAGGCCCGCCCATCCTGCAGGCCCGACCATCCCGCAAGGCCGCCCGACCCGCAGGGGCCGCCCACCCGGCAGGACCCGGCCGTCCTGCAAGGCCGCCCGACAAGGTCAGCTTTTTCGTTTGTGCCAGGTTTTGCAAAATCGAGCGCCGGAATTGTCCCCGATTCACGGTTATGCAAGGTTTGCGGGGCAGCTTTTCAACACGCATCCGTGAGCAACCAGGAAAACCGCAGGCAGGAGAGCTGCCTGCTCCGAGCCCGTCTTATCCCGGGCGTGAAAAAGCCGCGCAAACCTCGCACATCCGAAATCTGCGCCCATTTCCGGGGCCGTCTTTTGCAAAACCTGGCATAACCGCAGAATGTGGCCAGGATTTTGGGCGAGAGATGGAATCCCCCCATCTTCCCCCAAGTCGAACCCGCACAACAAAAAACGTCTCCGCAGGCTTTCGGCTGTAAGCCGTTTACCTGCGGAGACGTCTTCGTCTCAGGTGGTGCGGGCGAAAGGACTTGAACCTTCATGGGGTTGCCCCCACATGGACCTGAACCATGCGCGTCTGCCAATTCCGCCACGCCCGCGTGAGACAAGAATTTACTACGACGTCGTCACCCTGTCCAGGAACAGGCACAAATAACCCGAAATATGGAGAGAAGAACACAAACTTGCCCCTAATACGCGCACGAATACCCCGACGAGCCAACCTACGCCACGCCCAAGGCCTGCTCCGCCTGAAGCATCGCAGCATCCATAGCGTCAAGCGCAGCCTTCGCGGCGCCGGCCGTCGAGTACAGGCGCCCCACTGCAAGCATGTCACCCGACTTGAACGCGCGAACATCTTCGACAAGCTGGCCCACCTGGTCGCAGAACTCGGCGCAGCTCTCGTTCGCGTCGTTCATACTTTGCCGGGCTCCCGACGGCAATATCGACGACGGCGCGTTCGCCAGGGCCGTCGCGCGCAGATTCGTCGCGTTGGCACTGACCGTCGCCAACGTCGTGTCGTCGAGCGCCGTCAGCATGTCCGTTGCCGTGCGGCTACCGCCGGAAACGCCCTCGATCATCGTTGCATCGACGTCCGTACCAGCAAACACTCGCTGTACTGGCGCAGCTACGGCATCCTTCCACGTTTGGTACGCCGCGCCCTGCTCGGGATCGGCAAAGCTGGAGGCAGTCGTTTGGCCTCCGCTCCCTGCCCCGAACAGTCCGCTCAAGTCAGGCAGGCTGAGACCCGCGCCCGAGCCGGACGTCGCCTCAGCCGCACCGCTAACGAGAGGCGAGGTGTTCACCAGATCGTCAATCGCGGCCTTTATCGCGTCGACACCGCCCTCGAACGACGCGCTGAGCTCGCCGAACCCCTCGCGCACCGCCGCGCTTCCGAGCGTGTATACCGCGGATACGACACCGAGCACAACCACGACACTCAGCAGAATGCTCGTGATAATGGAGAGCACCTTGTACACCATATGAATCGCCTCCTTCGCCTGCCGACTATAGCATGCGACCGTGGCGCCCCCGTGCCGGCCGGCTCCCGCGGCCACCGGCCCGCCTACGCTTCATCGAATGCGGGCTAACTCGCATGTGTTTTCGTAGCTAGTCCAAAAAAGGATCAGTTTTCCTGCGGTTTTATCTTTCATGTTCCCCATGCGAAGATTAAGCAACGCGAGTCAGCCCGCACTCGACGGCGGGGAGGACGCGGCCTGGGAGCAGCCTGCAGCTCGGAAGCGACCCCGGCCCGCGGGAGCAACTTGCTCGCGGGGTACAATGACCGGAAGCTCGTCCCCGGCAAGAAAGGCCCATCGCCATGTCCGCAGCTCGGGCCGCCGCCCGCCCCGCATACCCCGCCCCCGACGCCGACGCCTTCGACCCGCAGGCAGACGCCGCCAGCCTCGTGCTCGGCCGCTATCGCGTGCTCGAGGAGCGCGGCAAGGGGGGCTTCGGCACAGTGTCGGTCTGCTGGGATCCTCGCCTCATGCGCCGCGTCGCCATCAAGGTCATCCCCCTGCACCCCGCCACCCCCTCCGCAGGGCCGTCGGGCAAAGCAAGGAAAGGCATGCCGACAAGCCCCTCGGATCCAGGAGACGCCGAGCAGGCCCGGGCAGACGCCCTGCTGCGCGCTGCCCTCGCCGAGACGCGCACGGCAAGTGTGCTCCCCCACCCCAACATTGTCTCGATGCTCGACTTCGAGGCCGACGCCGACAACGCCTACATCATCATGGAGTGCGTCGAGGGCGCGAGCCTCGCCGAGCTGCTCGACGCGACCGACGACGGCCTGCTCACCCCCGACGAGGCCGCCGCCGTCGCAGATGCCGTGGGCGACGCGCTGGCCTTCGCCCACGAAAACGGCGTGCTTCACCTCGACATCAAGCCCGACAACATCCTCATCGACGCCTCAGGGCGCGTGCGTCTGGCCGACTTCGGCATGGCGACGCTCTCGACGGCCACCGGCTACAGCAACGCCGTCGGTGGCACGATCGGCTACATGCCACCCGAACAGCTCCAAGCCGGCCAGGTCGACGTGCGCACCGACGTGTTCGCCTTCGCCGCCGTCATGTACGAGGCGCTCACCGGCACGCGGCCCTTCGCGGCACCCAGCGTCAAAAAGTCGCTCGAGCTCGTCTGCGGGCAGCTTGCCGATCCGTGCGCCCTGAACGAGGACGTCACCCCCCAAGCGGCAGACGCCCTGCTCACCGCCCTCGATCCCGACCCGGAAGTACGCCCCACGAGCGTGCGCGCCTTCGCAGACGAGCTGCTCGCCGGCCTGGGAAGCCTCCGCGCTGGCAGGCAGTCGCTCGCCGCCCTCGTCGCCGACGTCACGTGCGACGAGGCGGAGCCCGCCGATGACGAGGGGGGCGTCCCCGCCGAACCCGGCGCATACGACGACGAGCTCGGCCCTCTCGGCCGTTCCCACCCCCGCCTCGCCAGCTGGCTCATGCGCGGCCTGGCGGGCTTCGCGGCAGGCTGGGTCGCGGCCCTCGTGGCGCTCGCCTGCGTCGGCGCGCCCGCTGGTACCGACGCGGGCCCCACCAGCACGACCACCAGCTCAGATCCCATCGTTGCGGCAGCCTCCGCCACCAGTCAGGCAACCGCCCCCGCCGCAGGCGCGGACGCCACCCCCGCCAGCACGAACCCCGTCCCAGCCAGCGCCTCCCCCTTGCCCGCCGGCACCACGACCGCCCTCGTCGT
This genomic window contains:
- a CDS encoding HAD family phosphatase encodes the protein MSLMDYTIGLVFFDVDSALVRGVSSSRYLAQKLGNRKQMLEAEAALEREEIDKAEFYRIDAAAWKRHKPEEVRAWLDDMPLMDGIEEVTDWCRRHGLAPYVSSLAWNFVGNYLAERFGFEGCCGPELEERAGMFSGRVAHLFDADDKLVYAQGLCEKLYIEPRACAAVGDGRSDLPLFGFVGCPIAFNASNVVKAQARFSARSTDLRDILPYLQEWEREL
- a CDS encoding FAD-binding protein, coding for MATITRRQMVKGAALGAATMGALGVAGTALADEAASFDEEYDVVVLGMGAAGMVAAIAAYEEGAKVLLCEKAPEGEISGNTRFAGQNILSTDDADAFYAYLTGLMGNYKNYDAECLRAYADEAAQNWDWSVNVLGIDPAKACPEEESGIGTPNHPTWVYKEDAWHMGRGGWVPMWNEFPELEGNEASLNILFNATEFDMSYYNTLVENVQKRSGDNLTVWYAAPGKELIQNEDGSIAGVVIEKDGAEVRVAAKGGVCMCTGGFESNPAMISSFAQLPYLYPRAGAYNEGDGIKMCQGVGAQMWHMSNLSGLGFGYHAEGAATAVSVSGGKRGIYVGPVGGRFMNEASQSRHGRVSFGGAWNMTPMPMPAYLIVDADHIADPLATGFSEGNADEIASGAILSGETIEELAEAIRATGKAPNFNANGELDDALAKYNAHVEAGETDDFGRECTEAVKTGPFYALELCPTLLNTQGGARHNAKAQILDTKNMPIEGLFSGGEFGSIFPDMYNGGGNLGETMIFGRVAGRNAALRAKGEFESATEPAVLVDEEEAAK
- a CDS encoding helix-turn-helix domain-containing protein — its product is MTPMNNADYLTHLQHGEELQALKDAKKAKGYTWQELADKVGVNKVWLASAFDGQQYVPEEYCAKLAEALGVPESATLFLSEHPYKGNTDPILYRLHEVIDTYGPAIKSIIHEQGGNAIMSAIDFGLDCDVITDDEGNHRVIIKLDGKLLAYAKKGTYPW
- a CDS encoding serine/threonine protein kinase, with the translated sequence MSAARAAARPAYPAPDADAFDPQADAASLVLGRYRVLEERGKGGFGTVSVCWDPRLMRRVAIKVIPLHPATPSAGPSGKARKGMPTSPSDPGDAEQARADALLRAALAETRTASVLPHPNIVSMLDFEADADNAYIIMECVEGASLAELLDATDDGLLTPDEAAAVADAVGDALAFAHENGVLHLDIKPDNILIDASGRVRLADFGMATLSTATGYSNAVGGTIGYMPPEQLQAGQVDVRTDVFAFAAVMYEALTGTRPFAAPSVKKSLELVCGQLADPCALNEDVTPQAADALLTALDPDPEVRPTSVRAFADELLAGLGSLRAGRQSLAALVADVTCDEAEPADDEGGVPAEPGAYDDELGPLGRSHPRLASWLMRGLAGFAAGWVAALVALACVGAPAGTDAGPTSTTTSSDPIVAAASATSQATAPAAGADATPASTNPVPASASPLPAGTTTALVVGLVVFVVGTAAPQLAGALAVASLVVGCLALRQWALAVAVLALGIAWWLFVVRREPLGTGTPLAGAIGAQLASPLPPVLAALLLTPARAAASAAFALTVGLTIAALAGTSSLSATSLASLAATSPAQATSALIALLSDPLTWVRGAGWAAAAAAGAGLCAQGGKTRCYLGILSSSAILILFQLVISRMENGGLWAAPAAQEVVSIIASSILAYIVVALLGTPRSLFTEEAVAPDDDLAREDL